A part of Cataglyphis hispanica isolate Lineage 1 chromosome 7, ULB_Chis1_1.0, whole genome shotgun sequence genomic DNA contains:
- the LOC126851124 gene encoding ATP-binding cassette subfamily G member 4 isoform X2, whose product MVEGGKSNMQNGLLSNGINGKSSMVRLQIMPAQPKSITHLPKRPPVDLAFTDLTYKVREGRKNNVKTILKSVSGRLRSGELTAIMGPSGAGKSTLLNILTGYKTTSTEGSITINGHERNLSAFRKLSCYIMQDNQLYGNLTVAEAMKVAANLKLSSHVDKAEKEEVIQEILETLGLSEHRRTMTSNLSGGQKKRLSIALELVNNPPIMFFDEPTSGLDSSSCFQCISLLKTLARGGRTIICTIHQPSARLFEMFDALYTLAEGQCVYQGSTSQLVPFLRTIGLNCPNYHNPASFLIEVSCGEYGDNIKNLVNAINNGKYDIREGYTFAETKEEMNNCAASTGILKNGDSIEKIKIRDKNDVNNLEEKFAEQRPKEISNEKLISGYAMNDIAKQAIDMVIPMDTDKKDNASMALLDESIAVTPERYPISELLQFYIVLKRALLFSRRDWTLMYLRLFAHLLVASLITALYYDIGNDGAKVLSNLGFLFFNMLFLMYTSMTITILSFPLELPVLLKENFNRWYSLKAYYFAITLSDLPFQTIFCVIYVSIVYFMTSQPADMTRYWMFVSICLLISFVAQSVGLVVGAAMNVQNGVFLAPVMSVPFLLFSGFFVSFDAIPVYLRWITYLSYIRYGFEGTALTVYGYGREKLKCFQVYCHFKNPEVTLEELDMLDADFTLDILALLLIFVVLRIAAYFFLCWKIKNAR is encoded by the exons ATGTGAAAACGATTCTCAAATCCGTCAGTGGCAGACTGCGATCCGGAGAGTTGACGGCTATTATGGGTCCTTCTGGTGCAGGAAAGTCGACGCTCCTAAACATCCTTACCGGATACAA GACGACAAGTACAGAGGGTAGCATCACAATAAATGGCCACGAAAGAAATCTCAGTGCCTTCAGGAAACTCTCCTGCTACATCATGCAGGACAATCAATTGTACGGGAATCTAACGGTAGCGGAAGCTATGAAGGTTGCAGCGAATCTTAAGCTTAGTTCACACGTCGACAAAGCAGAGAAAGAAGAAGTG ATTCAAGAAATCCTTGAAACTCTCGGTTTGTCTGAGCACCGTCGAACCATGACCTCGAATCTGAGTGGTGGTCAGAAGAAAAGACTTTCTATCGCTCTAGAACTGGTCAATAACCCTCCTATAATGTTTTTCGACGAGCCAACTAG CGGCTTGGATTCCTCATCTTGTTTCCAGTGCATTTCGTTGTTGAAGACATTGGCACGAGGCGGTAGAACGATAATCTGTACTATTCATCAGCCCAGCGCAAGGCTTTTCGAGATGTTCGATGCTCTCTATACGTTAGCCGAAGGTCAATGCGTTTATCAGGGCTCCACTTCACAATTGGTGCCTTTTCTAAGAACAATTGGCCTTAATTGTCCGAATTATCATAACCCAGCATCGTTTc TCATTGAGGTATCATGCGGTGAATATGGCGATAATATCAAGAATTTAGTAAACGCGATAAACAATGGCAAATACGATATACGCGAGGGATATACGTTTGCCGAGACGAAGGAAGAGATGAACAATTGCGCTGCCTCAACAGGAATTTTGAAGAATGGCGATagcatagaaaaaattaaaatcagagACAAAAATGATGTCAATAATCTTGAGGAGAAGTTCGCGGAACAGAGACCGAAGGAGATTAGCAATGAGAAACTCATATCGGGCTATGCTATGAATGACATTGCTAAACAAg caatAGATATGGTAATCCCTATGGACACGGATAAGAAAGACAATGCCAGCATGGCTTTGCTCGATGAATCCATTGCAGTAACGCCGGAAAGATATCCTATATCCGAATTGTTACAATTCTACATCGTTCTGAAGCGTGCTTTACTCTTCAGTCGTAGAGATTGG ACTCTTATGTACCTCCGACTCTTCGCTCACCTTCTGGTAGCGTCGTTAATCACCGcgttatattatgatatcgGAAACGATGGCGCTAAAGTACTTAGTAATCTCGGATTTCTGTTCTTCAATATGCTATTTCTTATGTACACTTCCATGACTATCACCATTCTGTCCT tccCACTAGAACTGCCTGTACTTTTAAAAGAGAACTTTAACAGATGGTACTCTCTCAaagcatattattttgcaattactCTTTCTGATTTACCGTTTCAG actatattttgtgtaatataCGTCTCTATCGTGTACTTCATGACGAGCCAACCGGCGGATATGACGCGATATTGGATGTTCGTGAGTATTTGTCTGCTAATTTCTTTCGTCGCGCAATCGGTGGGCCTCGTGGTCGGCGCTGCGATGAACGTGCAGAACGGCGTGTTCCTGGCGCCGGTGATGTCGGTGCCGTTCCTCCTTTTCTCAGGCTTCTTTGTCAGTTTCGACGCGATTCCGGTCTATCTACGATGGATTACGTATCTCAGCTACATTAGATATGGTTTCGAGGGAACAGCTTTGACTGTTTACGGCTACGGTCGAGAGAAACTGAAGTGTTTCCAG GTATATTGCCACTTTAAAAATCCGGAAGTGACACTGGAGGAACTGGACATGCTCGATGCTGATTTTACTCTAGATATCCTCGCTCTTCTTCTCATATTCGTGGTGCTCCGAATCGCCGCGTATTTCTTCCTCTGCTGGAAGATAAAGAATGCTCGGTAA
- the LOC126851124 gene encoding ATP-binding cassette subfamily G member 4 isoform X1, with protein MTLEGNCSTEDDTNRVLFQSRKSSMVRLQIMPAQPKSITHLPKRPPVDLAFTDLTYKVREGRKNNVKTILKSVSGRLRSGELTAIMGPSGAGKSTLLNILTGYKTTSTEGSITINGHERNLSAFRKLSCYIMQDNQLYGNLTVAEAMKVAANLKLSSHVDKAEKEEVIQEILETLGLSEHRRTMTSNLSGGQKKRLSIALELVNNPPIMFFDEPTSGLDSSSCFQCISLLKTLARGGRTIICTIHQPSARLFEMFDALYTLAEGQCVYQGSTSQLVPFLRTIGLNCPNYHNPASFLIEVSCGEYGDNIKNLVNAINNGKYDIREGYTFAETKEEMNNCAASTGILKNGDSIEKIKIRDKNDVNNLEEKFAEQRPKEISNEKLISGYAMNDIAKQAIDMVIPMDTDKKDNASMALLDESIAVTPERYPISELLQFYIVLKRALLFSRRDWTLMYLRLFAHLLVASLITALYYDIGNDGAKVLSNLGFLFFNMLFLMYTSMTITILSFPLELPVLLKENFNRWYSLKAYYFAITLSDLPFQTIFCVIYVSIVYFMTSQPADMTRYWMFVSICLLISFVAQSVGLVVGAAMNVQNGVFLAPVMSVPFLLFSGFFVSFDAIPVYLRWITYLSYIRYGFEGTALTVYGYGREKLKCFQVYCHFKNPEVTLEELDMLDADFTLDILALLLIFVVLRIAAYFFLCWKIKNAR; from the exons ATGTGAAAACGATTCTCAAATCCGTCAGTGGCAGACTGCGATCCGGAGAGTTGACGGCTATTATGGGTCCTTCTGGTGCAGGAAAGTCGACGCTCCTAAACATCCTTACCGGATACAA GACGACAAGTACAGAGGGTAGCATCACAATAAATGGCCACGAAAGAAATCTCAGTGCCTTCAGGAAACTCTCCTGCTACATCATGCAGGACAATCAATTGTACGGGAATCTAACGGTAGCGGAAGCTATGAAGGTTGCAGCGAATCTTAAGCTTAGTTCACACGTCGACAAAGCAGAGAAAGAAGAAGTG ATTCAAGAAATCCTTGAAACTCTCGGTTTGTCTGAGCACCGTCGAACCATGACCTCGAATCTGAGTGGTGGTCAGAAGAAAAGACTTTCTATCGCTCTAGAACTGGTCAATAACCCTCCTATAATGTTTTTCGACGAGCCAACTAG CGGCTTGGATTCCTCATCTTGTTTCCAGTGCATTTCGTTGTTGAAGACATTGGCACGAGGCGGTAGAACGATAATCTGTACTATTCATCAGCCCAGCGCAAGGCTTTTCGAGATGTTCGATGCTCTCTATACGTTAGCCGAAGGTCAATGCGTTTATCAGGGCTCCACTTCACAATTGGTGCCTTTTCTAAGAACAATTGGCCTTAATTGTCCGAATTATCATAACCCAGCATCGTTTc TCATTGAGGTATCATGCGGTGAATATGGCGATAATATCAAGAATTTAGTAAACGCGATAAACAATGGCAAATACGATATACGCGAGGGATATACGTTTGCCGAGACGAAGGAAGAGATGAACAATTGCGCTGCCTCAACAGGAATTTTGAAGAATGGCGATagcatagaaaaaattaaaatcagagACAAAAATGATGTCAATAATCTTGAGGAGAAGTTCGCGGAACAGAGACCGAAGGAGATTAGCAATGAGAAACTCATATCGGGCTATGCTATGAATGACATTGCTAAACAAg caatAGATATGGTAATCCCTATGGACACGGATAAGAAAGACAATGCCAGCATGGCTTTGCTCGATGAATCCATTGCAGTAACGCCGGAAAGATATCCTATATCCGAATTGTTACAATTCTACATCGTTCTGAAGCGTGCTTTACTCTTCAGTCGTAGAGATTGG ACTCTTATGTACCTCCGACTCTTCGCTCACCTTCTGGTAGCGTCGTTAATCACCGcgttatattatgatatcgGAAACGATGGCGCTAAAGTACTTAGTAATCTCGGATTTCTGTTCTTCAATATGCTATTTCTTATGTACACTTCCATGACTATCACCATTCTGTCCT tccCACTAGAACTGCCTGTACTTTTAAAAGAGAACTTTAACAGATGGTACTCTCTCAaagcatattattttgcaattactCTTTCTGATTTACCGTTTCAG actatattttgtgtaatataCGTCTCTATCGTGTACTTCATGACGAGCCAACCGGCGGATATGACGCGATATTGGATGTTCGTGAGTATTTGTCTGCTAATTTCTTTCGTCGCGCAATCGGTGGGCCTCGTGGTCGGCGCTGCGATGAACGTGCAGAACGGCGTGTTCCTGGCGCCGGTGATGTCGGTGCCGTTCCTCCTTTTCTCAGGCTTCTTTGTCAGTTTCGACGCGATTCCGGTCTATCTACGATGGATTACGTATCTCAGCTACATTAGATATGGTTTCGAGGGAACAGCTTTGACTGTTTACGGCTACGGTCGAGAGAAACTGAAGTGTTTCCAG GTATATTGCCACTTTAAAAATCCGGAAGTGACACTGGAGGAACTGGACATGCTCGATGCTGATTTTACTCTAGATATCCTCGCTCTTCTTCTCATATTCGTGGTGCTCCGAATCGCCGCGTATTTCTTCCTCTGCTGGAAGATAAAGAATGCTCGGTAA